GGTCTCGTCCTGTTGCGATCGGCACTTCGGTTTACACACCTATCGCGATCCCTCAGCTTATCGACGAGCAGTTCGACAAAATTCTTGCGAAGACACGTGCGATACCGGACCCGCTAGAGCAGTCCTTCTTTGTCATGGTCCACCTCCCATACCTGCAGCCATTTCGAGACGTCAACAAAAGGACGTCGCGCTTGGCGGCAAACATCTCCCTCGTCAAAGCGAACCTGTGTCCGCTCTCCTTCGTAGATGTGCCGGAGCAGAGCTACACGGAGGGCATACTGGCCGTTTACGAGCGCACCGACGTCGCCCTGCTGCGAGACGTATTTGAATGGGCCTACGAACGGTCATGCGGACAGTTCGCGGTTCTCAGGGAAGCAATGGGGCGGCCGGACCCAATACGACTGAACTATCGGGCGCAACTCCGCTCGATTGTTGCCGAGAGTGTCATCGAGCGTGTTTGGCCGAGCGACACCGAACTCA
This sequence is a window from Gemmatimonadaceae bacterium. Protein-coding genes within it:
- a CDS encoding Fic family protein, whose amino-acid sequence is MQRLVIDLSWGSSRLEGNKYSRIDTEELISAGREPEGASDIDRQMILNHKAAIEFLVENAEEIEFDRRTVLNLHALLAENLLDDLDDEGRLRSRPVAIGTSVYTPIAIPQLIDEQFDKILAKTRAIPDPLEQSFFVMVHLPYLQPFRDVNKRTSRLAANISLVKANLCPLSFVDVPEQSYTEGILAVYERTDVALLRDVFEWAYERSCGQFAVLREAMGRPDPIRLNYRAQLRSIVAESVIERVWPSDTELNAKAAASGVLETDRDGFVAAARRDLIALRADILGRYRLRHSEFIAWITAIGDARKSSP